The genomic interval TCTCTATTGGATTCGGGTGTTTTTCCGGGAACTCAGGGTGGTCCATTGGAACATATTATTGCTGCTAAAGCAATTGCTTTTGGTGAAGCATTGAGTGAAGGTTATTACAATTATGCCACACAGGTTGCAAAAAATGCTCAGGCTATGGCAAAAGCCTTTACTGAAAAAGGATACAAAATTATATCAGGTGGTACGGATAACCACTTAATGTTGATTGATTTACGTACTAAAAATGGTATTGATTCAGGCCTGACCGGTAAACTGGCAGAAAACACATTGATCAAAGCTGATATTACTATTAATAAAAATATGGTACCGTTTGATGATAAATCTCCAATGGTAACGTCGGGGATCAGGGTAGGAACTGCTGCCATGACTTCAAGAGGATTGGTAGAATCTGATATGGCACGCATCGTAGATTTGATGGATACTGTATTGGTAAACCATGACCAGGATGCTAAGATAGCTGCCATAAAAGGCGAGGTTAATAACTGGATGAAAGAATATCCTTTATATAGCTAATTATTAGACAACTATCGTAAATAAAGACTGCATGGAAACGTTATTAAGTTACTGTGCAGTCTTTTGTTTTTTGATTGAAAAAAGTCGAAGAATAGATATAGTTGTAAGAAAAATCCTTCTAAAAAAAGGTTGTCTGAGGGTTGAATAAACTGGCAACATGCGAAGCCTGCATAACTAATGGTAAAGAATTGTGTGCTAACATGTTTTGACTTAATAAAGTTTTCATAACTTTGCACTCCAAAATTGAATTTTAATTGATATGAGCAAGAAAAACACGGCTGAGTCCGGTTTTGAAATTATTGAAACACCGGAGGCTTTGGCTGGCCAAATCAATAAGGCAGAGGTTTTTTTCCTCAAGAATCGTAAAGTAGTATTAGGCATTGGTGGCGCAATACTTCTTGCAATTGCTGCTTTTGCAGGATATCGCTTTTATATAGATAGCCAGGAAGGAACGGCGCAGAATGCTCTTTCAAGCGTTGTATACGACTTTGAAGCAGATTCTTTGCAGAAAGCATTGAATGGCAGTGGAGGAAACGAAGGTCTTTTGTCAATTGCAGATAGTTATAAAGGAACTGATGCCAGTAATCTTGCCAACTTTTATGCAGGCGTTGCTTTGTTAAAACAAGGCAAATACGACGATGCTATAAGTCATCTTAAATCTTTCAGTTCATCTGATTTATTGGTTCATGCAAGAGCACAATCGCTGATTGGAGATGCTTATCTTGAAAAAAATGAAGCTGGAGAAGCAATTTCTTATTACAAGAAAGCAGCTGATTACGAAAAAAATGAATATTTCACACCTGTTTATCTGATGAAACTTGCTCTTGCAGAAGAAAAGGCAAATCAGGCAGGCGATGCTGTTGCAACATATAAACGTGTTATTGAAGAATTTCCGCTTTCGTCGGAAGTGGTGAATGCCAAGAAATATATGGGATTACTTGAAGGACAGGTCGGCAAATAATGGTTAACCATTTCTGTTCTTTAAAAGGATAAAGCCGACAACGGTTTTATCCTTTTTTTATTCAAAAAATATAATAAATCTTCTCTTTGATATGTCAAGTGCTGATAAAAATTTAAGTGTGTTTATTACCGACGGTCTTCCGGATATTAGTAAGAAAAAATTTGCAATCCTGGTTGCTGAATGGAATAGTGAAGTAACTGAAAAGCTTTTTGATGGAGCATATCAGACATTATTACAATATGGTGCATCGGCAGAAAATATAGAAAGGGGAAATGTCCCGGGAAGTTTTGAATTGACTCTTGGAGCACATTGGTTTGCTCAGCGTTATGATATTGATGCAGTGATTGCTTTGGGAGTAGTCATTCAGGGAGAAACAAAACACAACGATTATATTAATCATGCAGTGGCTCAGGGAATTACCAATGTGAGTATACAACATAGCAAACCTGTCATTTTTGGTGTACTTACGCCTAATACCATGGAACAGGCATTGGATCGTGCAGGCGGAGTTCATGGTAACAAAGGAGATGAAGCCGCAATGACTGCCATCAAAATGATTGGTTTGAAAGAGACAATTAACACCGATCAAATTTCATCTTAATCAGGATTATACATTCACTTATTCTAAAATTCAATCATTCATTATTTATGCAAGTCTGGAAATTTGGTGGCACTTCAGTAGGAAAGCCCGAGCGTATGCATTCTATCCGCGAACTTCTTGGTACTGATTCCAGCCGTAAAATAGTTGTTTTATCAGCTTTATCCGGTTCTACAAATGCGTTGATTTCTATTGGCGAATCTGCAAAATCTTATGAAGAGGAGCAGGCTATCTCCAAAATTGAAGACCTGAAAACGCATTATGAATTGTTCATCAAAGAACTGTATGCTACTGAATCAGGACTGCTAAAAGGCCAGGAAATTGTAAACAGTGAATTCGGTTTTATCAGGTCTCTGGTAGGTATCAAACCATTCACAATCAAGCAGGAAAAAGAGCTTGTTGCAGAAGGAGAAATACTAAGCACTAAAATGTTTCAGGCCTATCTGGAAGAAAAAGGAGATAGTTCTGTATTGCTGCCTGCGCTGGACTTTATGCGAATTGATGCGGATGGTGAGCCTGAAATGGCAGTCATTGAAGAAAAACTGGTTACAATTCTTAATCAGCATACCGATAAACAAACGATCGTTACGCAAGGATTTATTTGCCGGAATCCGCGTGAAGAGGTTGACAACCTAAAACGTGGCGGTTCTGATTATACGGCTTCTTTAATAGGCGGTGCTATACGTGCAGATGAAATTCAAATCTGGACGGATATTGATGGTATGCATAATAATGATCCAAGAATTGTAAAACGTACTTTTCCGATCAGAGAACTGACATTTGAAGAAGCGGCAGAACTTGCTTATTTCGGAGCCAAGATTTTACATCCAAGTACAATCACACCTGCAAAATTACGTGCTGTGCCGGTACGTCTGAAAAATACAATGCAGCCGGATGCACCAGGTACGCTGATCGCAAACCAAACTTCTGACCGTGAAATAAAAGCGATTGCTGCAAAGGATAATATCACAGCAATTTATATCCATTCAACCCGTATGCTGAATGCCTACGGCTTCCTTCGTAGGGTGTTTGAAATTTTTGAAAAATACAAAACACCGGTTGATATGATCACAACGTCTGAAGTATCCGTATCGGTTACGATTGACAATTCAGATCACCTGGAAGAAATTACAGCAGAGCTTAGGGAATTTGCTGATTTGGAGGAACATGACCGTGATCAGAATATCATTTGTATTGTAGGAAATTTCAGTGCTGATAAGGAAGGAATAGCTTTAAAAGTACTGGAAGCTATGAAAAATATACCCATACGAATGATTTCGTATGGTGCATCGGAACACAATTTATCGCTGCTTATTCATTCAAGATATAAATCTGAGGCATTAAACGTACTGAACGAGCGCCTGTTTTATTATGAGGATGCAATGAAGGATATTTTTACGGCGCCGTGATACTTTCTTCTTTTTAAATTAACAACAATTCTAAATTTAGTTACCAGTAATCATACTGGTGCCTTATGGCTTATGTTACAACCAATATTTATCCGCGATAATAAGGATCTCACCATTGCAGGTTTGAATAAAAAGCATTTCAAAAATGCTGAGCAAGCTGTGGACCGTATTGTTGAACTCGATCAAATCAGGCGTGATACACAGCAGGAACTGGATAATGTTTTGGCGGAATCCAATGCGAAAGCCAGAGAAATAGGTGCTTTGATGAAATCCGGCCAGAAAGAGATGGCGGAGGCCTCTAAAGCTGATACAGTATTATTGAAAGAGCGTTCCAAAGCATTGGAAGAGAAGCATAAGGAGATTGAAACTACGCTTCTTGATGAACTTGTGAAGTTGCCAAACCTGCCGCACGAAAGTGTGCCGGAAGGCAGAACAGCGGAAGATAATGTCAACATATTAGAAGAGGGAGCTAAACCTGTACTGCCGGCCGGCGCTTTACCACATTGGGAACTGATAAGAAAATTAGGTAAAAATCTGGCTCCGATCATAGATTTTGAATTAGGAAATAAAATTTCAGGAGCAGGATTTCCGGTTTATAAAGGAAAAGCGGCCCGCCTTCAGCGCGCTATGATTGCGTTCTTTCTGGATGAAGCCGGCAAAGCAGGTTATATTGAAATTCAGCCACCAATCGTAGTCAATGCTGATTCTGGCTTTGCTACCGGACAGTTACCGGATAAAGAAGGTCAGATGTATCATGATGCTGCTGACGATTTGTATCTGATACCTACTGCCGAAGTACCGGTCACTAATCTGTACCGTGATGTAATTGTTGCCGAAACTGATTTGCCCGTAAAGAATGTGGCATATACACCTTGTTTTCGCCGGGAAGCGGGAAGCTGGGGAGCACACGTACGCGGATTGAACCGCCTGCATCAGTTTGATAAAATCGAAATTGTACAGATTAATAAACCAGAGGAATCTTACAAAGCGCTGGAAGAGATGGTAAACCATGTGAAGGGATTGTTGGAAAAACTGGAATTGCCATACCGCATTTTACGCTTGTGTGGCGGCGATATGGGTTTTACGTCAGCACTCACGTATGATTTTGAAGTTTGGTCGGCAGGACAAGAGCGCTGGCTGGAATGCAGTTCTGTATCTAACTTCGAAAACTACCAGGCAAACCGTCTTAAACTCCGCTACAAAACAGCAGAAAAAAAGACACAGTTGCTGCATACGCTCAATGGCTCTGCTTTGGCATTGCCACGCATTGTTGCAGCTTTATTGGAAAACAATCAGCAGGAAGACGGAACTGTTCGTATTCCGGCTGTTTTGGTGCCTTATTGTGGATTTGATACTATTGAGTAAAATAATTTTGGAAAAATATTTGATCAGGCCTTCATGCAAATGGAGGCTTTTTTCATGTATAAGCAATTTTCAATAACTCGGGCACACCCGCTTTTTCCATAATAAGTTTGCCTACTTTTTCTAATGCAATGCCGGACTCCAAACGAAAAGTATTCTGAAAATCATTACCTGTAATATTTGTTTTGAAACACCGAAAACAAACAGAATCCGATTGCTCATAACTTTCCAGTAATTCCATCAAATGGGTTGATACAATAAAGAGGGAGTCTTTATAATTGGAAAACCCGTTTAATACAGTTTTTGAACAGTATAGTGCGTCTTCCTGATTAGTTCCTCTGAATATTTCATCAATTATTACAAAACATTTTTCACCATTATGAAGTGCTTCTGCTATTGTTTTTATCCTCATTACTTCATTATAAAAGTGGCTGTAACCAAGTATAAGATCATCAGACAGATGTATAGAAGTAAACAATCTATCTGTAAACGAAAGCCGGAGACTTCGCGCAGGAACCGGCCATCCCAAATGAGCCAGATAAAGAACAATACCGGACGATTTTAAAAAAGTCGTTTTGCCGCTTGTATTGGCGCCGGTAAGGATACATATACCAGGGTTGCCATTCAGGAAAAAACTATTTTTTACTGAGTGTGGAATTAAGGGATGCCATAGATGTGTAGCATCGAAACAAGTCTCATCTGAAACGAATTCAGGGAAAGAAAGTCCGTGCTCATTGGAAGTTTTGACAATTGCCATGAAGGCATCCAGTTTATAATAAATATCCAGTATCCTTCTGAATTCCTTTTTATGCTGTTTTCGGAAATAATAATCAAGATAGAATACAGACCGTTTGGAAAGTGCTTTATCGCTGGTTTTAAGAAAAGATTTTAGGGCAAAAGCATTTAGAAAAGATGTTACAAAATTGAAATCATTTTTTATTTCTTCAGTTATTTCATGCTCTTCCAGCCTGGAAATCATTTCCTGTAATCCTATCAAAACCCTGATCGTTGCTGCCAGTCCGCTTTGTATATGATAAAACTCGGTTGGATGACGCCAAGAAAAAATAAGTGTTTCAAACCAATGCTGGATTGCATCCTGTGACATGGTATGTGCAATATTACTTGCATAATAATTTTCTGCTGCGGCTACATAAGCACGTGAAACATTTATTTGCCACGAACCAATATTTTGGGAAATTGCTTTTAACAATCCCTGGACTGACTGTATTTCAGCAATGTCTTGCCTGGTATTTTTAATCATACTTTTCAGCATATCCCGGCCACCGAGCGATTTTGTTTTATCAAAAAAATTGAGGACAGACCTTTCTTTGTACTGGTCAGATATGATTTGAAGTTCGCGTAAGGTATGGTCATCAACAGGCTGCATATTGAAGGTTTTGGATATCTTCAAAAGTAGTTACAGCCAGGAAAGTGATTCTGTTAAAGTAAGTTAAATAAGAATCCGAATACGTTAAACGGCTTTTTTAGGAAAAGCCAGCCAGATAAAATACCCTGTAAGAATTACTATACTAACCTGCATCAAATAATCAATCAGCAGTTCGGATGAAGCAGTAAGATCGGCGGGAGTCATATAACAAGGCATGCCAAGCCGCCACCAATAGGAAGGATGAACGACGCATAATATGTTGAAAATCAGAAGTAGTGTCACCTGCGTACGACTGTTCCAATTGATAATATAAAATACGAGCGGAATCAGAAACAGAAAAATGTAATTGCTATAGGCACTTTGCTGTACGATCATCAGTGTCGCATACAAAACCACCCAAACGTGGGAAAGCATAATCCTGAAATCAGCATTACGAAGGCGCCAGGCAGCCAGGCAAGCTAGTCCGAGAGATGTAACAAGTCCTATCCAGTTCCAGAATTTTTCGCCAACTCCAATCTGATTTAAAAACCAGGGATTGAGAATGGATGGAATATTCGGAGCACGCAGGGTTTGTGCTTCATCCATTGGTTGTGTGAACTCCCATCCAACCAGCGGATAAAGAATAGCCAGTGATAATATTCCAATGATAATCATAGGTACCAGAAGCCTGATCTTTTGCTTTTCCAGTGTAAAAAGCGGCAACAGGATCAGAATGAAAATAGCTTTGGTCGTCAATAAACCAAGTGCCAGAATAATTGCATACCATGCTACTCTGACTGTGCGCTCACGTACCAGATAAGCTAATACCACAAATAGCCACATCCAGACATCTTCCTGAGCGCCTACAATACAAAGAATTAATGAGCCAGGTAAAACGAAATAAACCAGTGCTCTGAAAAGTAAGGTACCACGTGATTTGAACGGACGGAAGAAATGCCATGAAACCAATACAGCAACACCATCCATTACTGCCATGGTTAGCACAATCATTTTCGGATCATACCAGATTTTTAACCAAATACCTAAAAAATAGGCATATAAGGGAGAATATGGCGACCAGAAATCACGATAAACAATTTGTCCTTGTGAAGCTTTGCTTGCTTCATCCCAAAACCCGTTTACATCCGAAGTGGTAGCAAGGCCAGCTATCAGATAAATGGCAATAAATGGCAATAACCGAAACAAAACCCAGCCTACAGCCAATGTCCTTTTTGCAGGTTTAGTCTCCAGCCATGATGTGATCGGTCCTCTTTTATAAAGCATGATGGCCAGTAATATCAGCGAGGCAAGGCTAATGCCGGTTTTTGCTAAAACTACACTCATGCTAATGCAATGGTTTGATTAATAACCACTTTGCGATATGTTTCACGCAAAATCCAGAAAAAACACAATACATTTAAAACCTGAAGGCAGTACTCAAACAAGTAGGATGTGTTGCTAAACATTCCCAGGGAAGTATAAGCAGGCTGTTTGATATATACCCATATAAAAGGCTGCACGACGGTCAGCCAATTGAGTGCAATAAGTACCGCCACGTGTTTTGCTTTACGGATATCAATAATTTCAAAAAGAACGGCCATCAGATAGGCAATTACATAAGCACCCATTGCACTGGCCTGGAAGATCATCATACATACGAAACATGCTATAAATATGCCTGGTAAAATTTCATTAATATGTCTGTGGCGCGCTTTGTAAGCCATATATGCGGGAACGAAAACTGTGAACAACAGGCCGATCCAGTTAATGAGAGTAGATTTTTTTTCATTAATATGAAAAATCATTTCAACCCACGGACGGCTTATTGAAAATAAATTAGGTGTCATAAGCTGTTCTGTATGCTGTATGGGCATTAAAAAAAGATCACCGATCTGCCAATAAAGAAATCCTACGGCCGGAATGCCTATTAAAGCCATGGTAAGCAGCATTTTGATGGGCTTTTTTACTACAACCAACAGTGCTGGTAAAAGAAAGATAAAGGTTACCTTAATAGTTAGTAAAGTGAGTGCATAAAGCAATCCAACACCGATCTCGTAATTTTCATTTTTCTTAATCGTATATCTCCATATTAGTAAAGCTGCTCCCCAGAACCAGACTTCCTCCTGTCCGTCGACAAGAATATACATGAAAGCTGCCGGAAGCATCAGATATATAACTGCCAGCTGAAGTGCTTTTGTACTTTTTGCTTTATAAGTCTGGTACGTGAGCCATAAAATTCCGGTTTCTATCAATACCATAAACAAAACAATGGCACGGGAATTGTGCCAGATCCACACCGGTAAACTAATGATATATGCAAATAATGGAGCATGATAGGACCAGAAATCCCGGTAAACGAATCCACCTTTTTTCGCTGCTTCGGCTTTGTAAAAAAAGAATGGAATATCTCCCCTGGGATCTTCATTAATGATTAGAAAAATGCCTATCCAGGGAATCAGGCGCAATAGTATGAATGCAAGGGAAAAAATCAGTTTATCCTTTTCAATCTGCCATTTGGAAAAAAGACCTGATTGGCTGATCGTCCAGAGTATTCCCAATGTCAGTCCCAGATTTATAACCAGCTTTAAATAAAAAATAGTAAGAACGGGCATGTGAAATTTGTAATACTAATAAAGTGTGTTGATTTTGAATCAAATATCTCCTAATGAATTAAGCCGCAAACTTAAGACTTCTTTTTTTCTAAATACGTAGAGTGTCCAAGTTTTAACGAATTGAAAATTGGTATGCTTGCATAACATTATTTTAACAGTTATTTTTGAAAACTCTCATTTTATAAATAAACCAGGCCTATGTCACATACTTCACAGTTAACCGGGATGGATTTTAATTTAAGTGAAGAACATAGGGCAGTTCAGGAAGCAGCCAGGGATTTTGCCCAAAATGATCTCTTGCCTGGCGTGATTGAAAGGGATAACGAACAAAAATTTGATGCTAATCTGCTCCGTAAAATGGGAGAGATGGGTTTTATGGGTATGATGGTGTCTCCGGATTATGGCGGAGGCGGCATGGATACATTGGCATACGCTATTGCCATTGAGGAAATCTCTAAAATTGATGCATCAGCAGGTGTCATCATGTCTGTAAATAATTCTCTGGTATGCTGGGGTTTGCAGGAATATGGAAGTGATGAGCAAAAACAAAAATATCTGACCAGATTAGCATCCGGAGAAATCATTGGCGCATTTTGTCTTTCGGAGCCGGAAGCAGGCTCAGATGCTACTTCACAACACACTTCGGCCATTGAAAAGGAAGACCATTATTTATTGAACGGAACCAAAAACTGGATCACCAACGGTAATACTTCATCTGTTTGCCTTGTTATTGCTCAGACACATCCTGAAAAAAAACACAAAGGAATTAATACTTTTATAGTTGAAAAAGGAGTTGAAGGCTTTGCTGTTGGCAGAAAAGAAGACAAAATGGGAATCCGTGCATCTGATACGCACACTCTTATGTTTTCCGACGTGAAGGTGCTTAAAGAGGACAGGATAGGGGAAGATGGATCGGGTTTCAAGTTTGCCATGAGCACTTTGAACGGCGGCCGTATTGGAATTGCTGCACAGGCTTTGGGAATTGCAGCCGGAGCTTTTGAGCTTGCTCTGAAATATTCCAAAGAGAGAAAAACATTTGGTAAACCGATCAGCGAACACCAGGCAATCCAGTTTAAATTGTCAGACATGGCCACCCGCATAGAAGCTGCAAGAATGCTGGTTTATAAAGCTGCAAGATTAAAAGATGAGGGAAAAGATTACATAAAAGCCGCCGCTATGGCCAAGCTTTTTGCATCTGATATAGCCATGTGGGTTACAACCGAAGCAGTTCAAATACATGGAGGTTACGGATATGTAAAAGAATATCATGTTGAAAGGCATATGAGGGATGCAAAAATCACCCAGATTTATGAAGGTACCTCTGAAATCCAAAAACTCGTAATTGCCAGGGAACTGCTAAAATGATCCTATTTTGGTCATCACGTCTATTTTATTCTTAATGTTGGACTAATTTCATACCAAAATATCACTTTTTTTCACTTTTTTGTTAAAATATACTTGTATTAGTTTTGTACAATTTATTAGATTTGTACAAAATTAGATTGAAAGGCTTTTTAGGCCGCTAAATATATACAAGATGGAAGATTATAATAAGATTATTGAGTCGTTGGGGGTGAAATTTGTAAAAGCCCGTCACATAAGGATTTTACAACCTATTACAATCAAAAACTTTTACGACGTACAAAATTCTTTAACAATTTTGTACGATGGAGAAGTTTCCTTTGGATCAGATGAATCGCATAAAGTGGAAGAGGGCGATATGCTTTTTATTCCCGGCGGTAAACATGCGACAGTTACCTATGGTAATACGCAAAGTTCCAAAACTGTATCGAACGAAGAATTTTTGACCAACCGTGATAATTATATCGAGGCGGGCCATGATCCGGCTTTAATCGGTAAACTTCCGAATTCATTTGGTCTGATTTCTTTTGAAGCAAAAGTTTTCGATACGGTTAACTTTTTTACTTCTCTGGATGTACCTCCTTTTCTGATTAAAAGAGATGACCAGATTGCTGCGACTATCAATCAGATCCTTTCTGAGGATATGCTTGATACGCCAGGAAAAGGTCGCATCATTAAAATAAAAACGGAAGAAGTTGTAATTGAGATCATTCGCTATATCCTTAAAAACAAGCTGTTTGTTGAGCAATTGGTAACAAACAGTACTTACTTTAAAGATCCGCGTCTGATTGACATTTTTGCCTATATCAAAGACAATCTAGGTGGCGATCTTTCTAACAAAGTATTGGCCAATGTTGCCAATGTTTCTGAAGATTACGTCGGCCAATATTTTAAGATGCTGACTGGTATCAATCCTCAGGATTATATTGAATATCAGCGTATGGAAAAAGCGGTAGATCTGCTTCGTACATCTAAGAAAAGTATCCGTGCAATTGGTTCTGATGTTGGTTACAA from Dyadobacter sp. NIV53 carries:
- a CDS encoding tol-pal system YbgF family protein, whose amino-acid sequence is MSKKNTAESGFEIIETPEALAGQINKAEVFFLKNRKVVLGIGGAILLAIAAFAGYRFYIDSQEGTAQNALSSVVYDFEADSLQKALNGSGGNEGLLSIADSYKGTDASNLANFYAGVALLKQGKYDDAISHLKSFSSSDLLVHARAQSLIGDAYLEKNEAGEAISYYKKAADYEKNEYFTPVYLMKLALAEEKANQAGDAVATYKRVIEEFPLSSEVVNAKKYMGLLEGQVGK
- the ribH gene encoding 6,7-dimethyl-8-ribityllumazine synthase; protein product: MSSADKNLSVFITDGLPDISKKKFAILVAEWNSEVTEKLFDGAYQTLLQYGASAENIERGNVPGSFELTLGAHWFAQRYDIDAVIALGVVIQGETKHNDYINHAVAQGITNVSIQHSKPVIFGVLTPNTMEQALDRAGGVHGNKGDEAAMTAIKMIGLKETINTDQISS
- a CDS encoding aspartate kinase, which translates into the protein MQVWKFGGTSVGKPERMHSIRELLGTDSSRKIVVLSALSGSTNALISIGESAKSYEEEQAISKIEDLKTHYELFIKELYATESGLLKGQEIVNSEFGFIRSLVGIKPFTIKQEKELVAEGEILSTKMFQAYLEEKGDSSVLLPALDFMRIDADGEPEMAVIEEKLVTILNQHTDKQTIVTQGFICRNPREEVDNLKRGGSDYTASLIGGAIRADEIQIWTDIDGMHNNDPRIVKRTFPIRELTFEEAAELAYFGAKILHPSTITPAKLRAVPVRLKNTMQPDAPGTLIANQTSDREIKAIAAKDNITAIYIHSTRMLNAYGFLRRVFEIFEKYKTPVDMITTSEVSVSVTIDNSDHLEEITAELREFADLEEHDRDQNIICIVGNFSADKEGIALKVLEAMKNIPIRMISYGASEHNLSLLIHSRYKSEALNVLNERLFYYEDAMKDIFTAP
- the serS gene encoding serine--tRNA ligase gives rise to the protein MLQPIFIRDNKDLTIAGLNKKHFKNAEQAVDRIVELDQIRRDTQQELDNVLAESNAKAREIGALMKSGQKEMAEASKADTVLLKERSKALEEKHKEIETTLLDELVKLPNLPHESVPEGRTAEDNVNILEEGAKPVLPAGALPHWELIRKLGKNLAPIIDFELGNKISGAGFPVYKGKAARLQRAMIAFFLDEAGKAGYIEIQPPIVVNADSGFATGQLPDKEGQMYHDAADDLYLIPTAEVPVTNLYRDVIVAETDLPVKNVAYTPCFRREAGSWGAHVRGLNRLHQFDKIEIVQINKPEESYKALEEMVNHVKGLLEKLELPYRILRLCGGDMGFTSALTYDFEVWSAGQERWLECSSVSNFENYQANRLKLRYKTAEKKTQLLHTLNGSALALPRIVAALLENNQQEDGTVRIPAVLVPYCGFDTIE
- a CDS encoding MutS-related protein, whose amino-acid sequence is MQPVDDHTLRELQIISDQYKERSVLNFFDKTKSLGGRDMLKSMIKNTRQDIAEIQSVQGLLKAISQNIGSWQINVSRAYVAAAENYYASNIAHTMSQDAIQHWFETLIFSWRHPTEFYHIQSGLAATIRVLIGLQEMISRLEEHEITEEIKNDFNFVTSFLNAFALKSFLKTSDKALSKRSVFYLDYYFRKQHKKEFRRILDIYYKLDAFMAIVKTSNEHGLSFPEFVSDETCFDATHLWHPLIPHSVKNSFFLNGNPGICILTGANTSGKTTFLKSSGIVLYLAHLGWPVPARSLRLSFTDRLFTSIHLSDDLILGYSHFYNEVMRIKTIAEALHNGEKCFVIIDEIFRGTNQEDALYCSKTVLNGFSNYKDSLFIVSTHLMELLESYEQSDSVCFRCFKTNITGNDFQNTFRLESGIALEKVGKLIMEKAGVPELLKIAYT
- a CDS encoding acyl-CoA dehydrogenase, with the protein product MDFNLSEEHRAVQEAARDFAQNDLLPGVIERDNEQKFDANLLRKMGEMGFMGMMVSPDYGGGGMDTLAYAIAIEEISKIDASAGVIMSVNNSLVCWGLQEYGSDEQKQKYLTRLASGEIIGAFCLSEPEAGSDATSQHTSAIEKEDHYLLNGTKNWITNGNTSSVCLVIAQTHPEKKHKGINTFIVEKGVEGFAVGRKEDKMGIRASDTHTLMFSDVKVLKEDRIGEDGSGFKFAMSTLNGGRIGIAAQALGIAAGAFELALKYSKERKTFGKPISEHQAIQFKLSDMATRIEAARMLVYKAARLKDEGKDYIKAAAMAKLFASDIAMWVTTEAVQIHGGYGYVKEYHVERHMRDAKITQIYEGTSEIQKLVIARELLK
- a CDS encoding AraC family transcriptional regulator; translated protein: MEDYNKIIESLGVKFVKARHIRILQPITIKNFYDVQNSLTILYDGEVSFGSDESHKVEEGDMLFIPGGKHATVTYGNTQSSKTVSNEEFLTNRDNYIEAGHDPALIGKLPNSFGLISFEAKVFDTVNFFTSLDVPPFLIKRDDQIAATINQILSEDMLDTPGKGRIIKIKTEEVVIEIIRYILKNKLFVEQLVTNSTYFKDPRLIDIFAYIKDNLGGDLSNKVLANVANVSEDYVGQYFKMLTGINPQDYIEYQRMEKAVDLLRTSKKSIRAIGSDVGYKDTAYFCRRFKMMFGIPAGKMRRRESLMNV